A single window of Aspergillus puulaauensis MK2 DNA, chromosome 5, nearly complete sequence DNA harbors:
- the ENP1 gene encoding snoRNA-binding rRNA-processing protein ENP1 (BUSCO:EOG09263KZJ;~COG:W;~EggNog:ENOG410PGSF;~InterPro:IPR007955;~PFAM:PF05291): protein MPKVTSSRAAAAARRHNPLAEDIIGTGHLRTDPSKKSKRKSRTDGGQEDGERFVDAKTSRKILQIGQELADEENAEQEAVRGVTATQQKSAFDFESRFEDEDVFSDDDGKFNEEQWDDEEEIEEVEVDPNDLDMFHKFVPRGDEDPIFNPSGLDTNRQTTNLADLILEKIAEHEAKQAGSTGPIIQGGGLAEDAVQIPAKAIEVYEKVGMILSRYKSGPLPKPFKILPTVPNWQTLLSITRPESWTANAIYAGTRLFISHKPTVAQEYISTVLLERVREEIYEHKKLNVHTYNSMKKALYKPACFFKGLLFPLVSSGTCTLREAHIVSSVIARVSIPVLHSAAALLRMCDLAAEQSMKSLESTGAVNTFIRIFLEKKYALPYKVIDALVFHFLRFRAADPAEDTMTDGPSKAYKLPVLWHQSLLVFAQRYRNDITEDQREALLDLLLVRGHKDIGPEVRRELLAGRGRGIVAPDPERQSALDAGDDTMDTTL from the exons ATGCCTAAGGTGACATCCTCTcgtgctgcggctgctgccCGACGACACAACCCTCTCGCAGAGGATATCATTGGTACCGGGCACCTCCGGACGGACCCTAGCAAAAAGAGCAAGCGCAAATCAAGGACAGATGGAGGCCAGGAGGACGGGGAGCGCTTTGTGGATGCGAAAACTTCCCGAAAGATTCTACAAATTGGACAAGAACTTGCGGATGAAGAAAATGCTGAACAGGAAGCTGTGCGGGGAGTGACTGCAACGCAACAAAAGTCGGCATTTGATTTTGAGTCCCGattcgaggacgaggacgtaTTCTCGGACGACGATGGAAAGTTCAATGAGGAACAAtgggacgacgaggaagaaatcgaggaaGTG GAGGTTGATCCAAACGATCTCGATATGTTCCACAAGTTCGTTCCTAGAGGTGATGAGGATCCGATATTCAATCCAAGCGGACTAGACACGAACCGTCAAACCACGAATCTTGCGGATCTTATTCTAGAGAAGATCGCTGAACACGAAGCGAAACAGGCTGGAAGTACTGGGCCCATAATCCAGGGCGGAGGTCTGGCCGAAGATGCTGTTCAAATCCCTGCAAAAGCTATTGAGGTATACGAGAA GGTTGGTATGATCCTTTCTCGCTACAAATCCGGGCCTCTTCCAAAGCCATTCAAGATCCTTCCCACCGTTCCGAATTGGCAAACACTCCTTTCGATCACCCGCCCCGAGTCATGGACTGCGAACGCCATCTACGCTGGAACTAGGCTGTTCATTTCACACAAACCAACCGTTGCACAGGAGTACATATCGACAGTCTTACTTGAACGCGTGCGAGAAGAAATTTATGAACACAAGAAACTTAATGTTCACACGTACAACTCGATGAAGAAAGCGCTTTACAAGCCAGCATGCTTCTTCAAGGGATTGCTATTCCCATTGGTTTCGAGTGGAACCTGCACTCTACGAGAGGCTCACATCGTTTCCTCTGTAATCGCGCGCGTCTCTATCCCCGTCCTGCATTCGGCAGCCGCATTGCTTCGAATGTGTGACCTTGCCGCTGAACAGTCAATGAAGTCGCTTGAAAGCACTGGTGCCGTGAATACCTTCATTCGAATATTCTTGGAGAAAAAGTATGCCCTTCCTTACAAAGTCATTGACGCTCTTGTCTTCCATTTCCTACGGTTCCGCGCTGCCGACCCAGCGGAAGATACAATGACCGATGGACCATCTAAGGCATACAAACTCCCCGTGCTTTGGCATCAATCACTTTTGGTCTTTGCGCAGCGTTATCGTAATGATATCACCGAGGACCAGCGAGAAGCTCTGTTGGATTTGTTGTTGGTTCGTGGACACAAGGACATCGGGCCCGAAGTGAGGCGTGAACTGTTAGCAGGCAGAGGACGGGGTATAGTCGCTCCTGATCCTGAGAGACAGAGTGCGCTtgatgctggagatgataCGATGGACACCACATTATAG
- a CDS encoding SPRY domain-containing protein (BUSCO:EOG09262X7T;~COG:B,K;~EggNog:ENOG410PGAS;~InterPro:IPR037353,IPR001870,IPR003877,IPR013320;~go_component: GO:0048188 - Set1C/COMPASS complex [Evidence IEA];~go_function: GO:0005515 - protein binding [Evidence IEA];~go_process: GO:0051568 - histone H3-K4 methylation [Evidence IEA]) — MTSTHAAGSPAPSSSMNSPVLHPMSAPLPNGSLLDGNARSSPVPLSASSVQADSARSKRNKRDSRKKREAKGLDQESAAPKKKSVVLHNAAVPSSDLSILRPIAVGEPRRSDRLPPQARQLNFAVRKMSGVIGHTWDFYEVVDKLTNKNGFRYSYAIADNEFSHIKYRQTDVPPYHARFSFEDSPAAILFSEDALAVTTNDPWHTARANVCAREGSYYYEARIISGVLSDSGTTSSNGSTSLPSRGHVRLGFARREADLDVNVGVDCYGYGIRDVNGEVVNRMRCEYFFPKGESIREGDVIGILINLPRLSLHKKIVEGTYDAGNDTSRSNPGSGSATNIIRDRIPFHYKNDFCWQQSNVFPTKQLRDYAFNLKETPASGAPSPLNGEDASLRTLPGSSISIYKNGVKMGTPFNELYAFLPPASRLANGTNNLGLGERENADDGMIGYYPAVSCYGGGAVECRFQAPWWFGPPSNENNGEPVVGVGERFNEQIVEDIVADIVDEVEAMLVWGGLESDIVNNAEIDDSGAGAVGGTDVLKGGVGAAYNPTTTLSTAPAESNGGNCGANIKLADQDMGHSTFEDVMAVDAANTSNIDMPMASEPDDTPMNGA, encoded by the coding sequence ATGACATCTACTCACGCGGCCGGGTCCCCGGCCCCGTCTTCTAGCATGAACTCCCCCGTCCTTCATCCAATGTCTGCACCTCTTCCAAATGGATCTTTATTAGATGGAAATGCTAGATCCTCCCCGGTGCCGCTGAGTGCCTCCTCAGTCCAGGCCGACAGTGCAAGGTCGAAACGCAACAAACGCGATAGTCGTAAGAAAAGGGAGGCCAAAGGATTGGACCAGGAAAGCGCGGCTCCCAAAAAGAAATCGGTTGTTTTACACAATGCTGCAGTCCCGAGCTCCGATCTCAGCATCCTAAGACCAATTGCAGTTGGGGAACCCAGACGCTCCGATCGACTACCTCCTCAGGCCCGCCAATTGAACTTCGCAGTGCGCAAAATGTCCGGTGTGATTGGCCATACTTGGGATTTCTATGAAGTCGTTGACAAACTTACGAATAAAAATGGTTTTCGCTATAGCTATGCCATAGCGGACAATGAGTTTTCACATATCAAATACCGCCAAACAGATGTTCCTCCGTATCACGCACGGTTTAGCTTTGAAGATTCTCCAGCTGCAATCCTCTTTTCTGAAGATGCTCTTGCGGTTACAACAAATGATCCATGGCATACAGCGCGTGCTAATGTATGCGCGCGCGAAGGGTCATACTATTATGAAGCTCGGATCATAAGTGGTGTACTGAGCGACTCCGGTACAACATCTTCGAATGGGAGCACTAGCTTGCCCTCGAGAGGCCATGTGCGACTTGGGTTTGCTAGAAGGGAGGCAGATCTTGATGTTAACGTAGGGGTTGATTGCTATGGATATGGGATCCGTGATGTAAACGGTGAAGTGGTCAATCGCATGCGGTGCGAATATTTCTTCCCAAAAGGCGAATCAATCCGCGAAGGTGATGTTATTGGCATACTTATCAACCTTCCACGGCTTTCGCTACACAAAAAAATTGTTGAGGGAACATACGACGCCGGAAACGATACTTCAAGATCAAACCCGGGGTCTGGTTCAGCTACGAATATCATCCGTGATCGCATCCCCTTCCATTACAAAAACGACTTTTGCTGGCAACAATCCAATGTCTTTCCTACTAAGCAATTACGCGACTATGCCTTCAATCTCAAGGAAACCCCAGCATCCGGGGCCCCATCTCCGTTGAACGGAGAAGACGCCTCTCTACGCACATTGCCGGGCTCCAGTATCTCAATATACAAAAACGGTGTAAAAATGGGAACTCCTTTCAATGAATTATATGCGTTTCTACCACCGGCCAGCAGACTCGCAAATGGTACCAACAATCTCGGGCTCGGAGAACGTGAAAATGCCGACGACGGTATGATCGGATACTACCCGGCTGTCAGTTGTTATGGAGGTGGTGCTGTCGAATGCCGCTTTCAAGCTCCTTGGTGGTTTGGTCCTCCCTCGAATGAAAACAATGGCGAGCCAGTCGTTGGGGTAGGAGAACGCTTCAATGAGCAAATCGTCGAAGATATTGTAGCCGACATTGTAGATGAGGTGGAAGCAATGCTCGTCTGGGGTGGTCTGGAAAGTGACATTGTTAATAACGCTGAAATAGATGATTCTGGCGCCGGGGCTGTAGGGGGCACAGACGTTCTCAAAGGCGGCGTCGGTGCTGCTTACAACCCCACCACGACCTTGTCTACTGCCCCGGCGGAAAGCAATGGGGGGAATTGCGGTGCAAACATAAAACTTGCAGACCAGGACATGGGCCACTCTACCTTTGAAGATGTTATGGCCGTTGATGCAGCAAACACATCCAATATTGATATGCCTATGGCCTCAGAACCTGATGACACGCCAATGAATGGAGCTTGA
- a CDS encoding MCP1 family protein (COG:S;~EggNog:ENOG410PPQ0;~InterPro:IPR012472,IPR034804,IPR039960;~PFAM:PF07950;~TransMembrane:5 (i88-108o128-145i180-198o228-250i289-308o);~go_component: GO:0016020 - membrane [Evidence IEA];~go_component: GO:0032592 - integral component of mitochondrial membrane [Evidence IEA];~go_process: GO:0055088 - lipid homeostasis [Evidence IEA]) gives MESSRKTSLPTQEDTDMKSILSMQELDPSPVDESFPNNTSSGVCTPKYEPPFPPQKVRWSPLALGLRGQSWDSWLSALQKYSTYPPTLFAALHFANTSLIPLATQSLPESDNYLLLTRPIYQSPSFEHLILTIPIITHIASGIALRNVRSSRRARLYGAETRDQRYALSFWPQMSLQARLGYAFAPLLAAHVLVNRVMPIMVDGGSSSIGLGFVAHGIARSRVFWVTYYHVFVVVGVYHIIGGLASWMGWRITTARKARGSKKGSLEARLGHVENEQHAKRRGRMWWNLNKVAAMGACIWLAGALWVVGNGGEGSGWEAKSWSEIYSQVPVIGSWL, from the exons ATGGAATCCTCCAGGAAAACGAGCTTACCGACACAAGAAGACACCGACATGAAATCAATTTTGTCTATGCAGGAATTGGATCCTTCTCCTGTGGACGAGAGCTTTCCTAACAATACCTCCTCCGGAGTTTGTACACCTAAGTATGAACCCCCGTTTCCGCCACAAAAAGTCAGATGGTCACCACTGGCACTCGGCCTTCGAGGTCAGAGTTGGGATTCCTGGT TGTCTGCACTTCAAAAATACTCGACATACCCGCCTACTTTATTCGCCGCGCTACATTTTGCCAACACCTCGCTCATCCCTTTAGCGACCCAGTCGCTTCCCGAAAGCGATAACTATCTCCTTCTTACACGGCCAATCTACCAGTCTCCGTCATTTGAGCATCTAATTTTGACTATTCCTATTATAACCCATATCGCATCGGGAATCGCTCTCCGCAACGTACGTTCTTCACGTCGCGCGCGGCTTTATGGTGCTGAGACGAGAGATCAGCGATACGCGCTCAGTTTCTGGCCTCAGATGAGTTTGCAAGCGCGTCTGGGATACGCATTTGCCCCACTGCTCGCTGCCCATGTTCTCGTCAACCGCGTTATGCCAATAATGGTCGATGGAGGAAGTTCAAGCATTGGCCTAGGTTTTGTCGCACACGGAATTGCAAGAAGCCGAGTTTTCTGGGTAACATACTATCATGTCTTTGTTGTCGTGGGAGTATACCACATCATTGGCGGTTTGGCGTCTTGGATGGGTTGGAGAATTACTACTGCCCGGAAAGCTCGGGGCAGCAAGAAGGGCTCACTAGAAGCTCGCTTGGGACATGTAGAAAATGAGCAGCACGCGAAAAGACGGGGGAGAATGTGGTGGAATCTCAACAAAGTTGCTGCAATGGGTGCATGTATCTGGCTCGCTGGCGCCCTTtgggttgttgggaatgGTGGAGAGGGTTCTGGCTGGGAAGCTAAGAGCTGGAGTGAGATATATAGCCAAGTACCTGTTATTGGAAGTTGGTTATAA
- the PDB1 gene encoding pyruvate dehydrogenase (acetyl-transferring) subunit E1 beta (COG:C;~EggNog:ENOG410PGHC;~InterPro:IPR029061,IPR027110,IPR033248,IPR009014, IPR005475;~PFAM:PF02779,PF02780;~go_function: GO:0003824 - catalytic activity [Evidence IEA];~go_function: GO:0004739 - pyruvate dehydrogenase (acetyl-transferring) activity [Evidence IEA];~go_process: GO:0006086 - acetyl-CoA biosynthetic process from pyruvate [Evidence IEA]) — protein sequence MASPRLLRPAARLLSSRLSATPARPAFPQTACTPSILRFRGYATENGTKDVTVRDALNEALAEELERNQKTFILGEEVAQYNGAYKVTRGLLDRFGPKRVIDTPITEAGFCGLAVGAALAGLHPICEFMTFNFAMQAIDQIINSAAKTHYMSGGIQPCNITFRGPNGFAAGVAAQHSQDYSAWYGSIPGLKVVAPWSAEDAKGLLKAAIRDPNPVCVLENELLYGQSFPMSEAAQKDDFVLPIGKAKIERPGKDLTIVSLSRCVGQSLSAAAELKQKYGVEAEVVNLRSVKPLDVETIIQSLKKTGRLMCVESGFPMFGVSSEILALSMEYGFDYLTAPALRVTGAEVPTPYAVGLETMSFPQENTIVGQAAKLLRL from the exons ATGGCTTCCCCCCGACTCTTACGACCAGCAGCTCGCCTGCTTTCTTCGCGCCTATCTGCGACGCCCGCCCGTCCTGCATTCCCTCAGACGGCCTGCACACCCTCAATCCTACGCTTCCGCGGTTATGCCACAGAGAATGGAACCAAGGATGTCACCGTACGTGATGCCTTGAACGAGGCTCTCGCAGAGGAACTGGAGCGCAACCAAAAGACATTCATCttgggtgaggaggttgCACAATATAACGGAGC TTACAAAGTTACCAGAGGCCTTCTGGACCGCTTCGGCCCCAAGCGGGTTATCGATACACCCATTACGGAGGCAGGCTTTTGCGGTCTTGCAGTCGGAGCTGCTCTAGCTGGATTGCACCCAATT TGTGAATTCATGACCTTCAACTTCGCGATGCAGGCTATTGATCAGATTATCAACTCCGCCGCTAAAACACACTACATGTCCGGTGGTATTCAGCCTTGCAACATTACCTTCCGTGGTCCTAACGGCTTTGCCGCCGGTGTTGCTGCGCAGCACTCTCAGGACTACTCTGCTTGGTATGGCAGCATCCCTGGGTTGAAGGTTGTGGCTCCTTGGAGCGCTGAGGATGCCAAGGGATTATTGAAGGCCGCTATCCGCGACCCCAACCCTGTCTGTGTCCTGGAAAATGA GCTTCTCTACGGCCAGTCCTTCCCCATGTCTGAAGCTGCCCAGAAGGACGACTTTGTCCTTCCAATTGGTAAGGCTAAGATCGAGCGTCCGGGCAAGGACTTGACTATCGTTTCCCTCTCGCGCTGTGTTGGACAGTCtctctctgctgctgctgagctgaAGCAGAAGTACGGCGTTGAAGCTGAGGTGGTCAACCTTCGTTCCGTCAAGCCTCTGGATGTTGAGACGATCATCCAGTCTCTCAAGAAGACTGGTCGCCTAATGTGCGTGGAATCCGGGTTCCCCATGTTCGGTGTTAGCTCCGAAATTCTTGCTTTGTCCATGGAGTATGGTTTCGACTACCTGACAGCCCCTGCCCTCCGTGTCACTGGCGCTGAGGTGCCCACTCCTTACGCCGTCGGATTGGAGACTATGAGCTTCCCTCAGGAAAATACCATCGTTGGCCAGGCTGCCAAGCTCCTGCGACTGTAA
- the ETR1 gene encoding enoyl-[acyl-carrier-protein] reductase (COG:C,K;~EggNog:ENOG410PGVI;~InterPro:IPR013149,IPR036291,IPR020843,IPR011032;~PFAM:PF00107;~go_function: GO:0016491 - oxidoreductase activity [Evidence IEA];~go_process: GO:0055114 - oxidation-reduction process [Evidence IEA]) produces MFSRCVLQSTAKSSLIQAPFLQTRISALSSVTAHRCQNSIPSPRVDGRRYISAYGYTQAKALVYSRYGEPKDVLQLHKHSISAPNGTQVNLRLIAAPLNPADVNQIQGVYPSKPPFQTTLGTLEPSAIGGNEGAFEIIGTGSEVKRLSKGDWVIMKRTGQGTWRTHAQMDESQLIKIEDQTGLSPLQVSTVSVNPVTAYRMIKDFCDWDWMRAGEEWLVQNGANSGVGRAAIQLGREWGIKTLNVVRERQTPEETEALKQELKDLGATAVVTEAELLSGEFRNIVKELTRQGKEPIRLALNCVGGKNATALAKVLAPGSHMVTYGAMSKQPVALPSGLLIFKNLAFDGFWVSKWGDKNPHLKENTIKDILQLTRAGKFKDIPVEEAKWSWDTEAPELAAAVQGTLSGYRGGKGLLKFEGDD; encoded by the exons ATGTTCTCACGCTGCGTCCTCCAATCCACGGCAAAATCGTCGCTGATTCAGGCACCCTTTCTGCAAACCCGCATTTCAGCGCTGTCTTCTGTTACCGCACATCGATGCCAGAACTCTATTCCAAGCCCCCGGGTTGATGGTCGGCGATACATTTCAGCCTACGGGTATACGCAAGCCAAAGCGCTCGTTTATTCTCGATATGGAGAGCCGAAAGATGTTTTACA GCTTCACAAGCATTCGATTTCCGCGCCCAATGGAACGCAAGTTAACCTCCGTCTTATCGCGGCTCCTTTGAACCCCGCCGATGTGAACCAAATTCAGGGCGTATACCCAAGCAAGCCTCCCTTCCAGACGACGCTCGGCACACTGGAGCCATCCGCTATTGGCGGAAACGAGGGCGCGTTCGAGATCATTGGAACTGGATCTGAGGTCAAGCGGCTTTCAAAAGGCGATTGGGTTATCATGAAGCGTACGGGACAAGGTACCTGGCGCACACATGCCCAGATGGACGAGTCACAACTGATCAAAATCGAGGACCAAACGGGCCTAAGTCCGTTGCAAGTCAGCACCGTGAGCGTAAATCCCGTTACCGCATATCGGATGATTAAGGACTTTTGTGATTGGGACTGGATGCGCGCTGGAGAGGAATGGCTTGTACAAAATGGCGCAAACAGTGGCGTGGGGCGTGCTGCTATCCAACTTGGAAGAGAATGGGGTATCAAGACACTCAATGTTGTTCGTGAGAGGCAGACACCAGAAGAAACAGAGGCTTTAAAGCAGGAATTAAAAGACTTAGGAGCCACCGCAGTGGTCACCGAGGCCGAGCTGCTGTCTGGAGAATTCAGGAACATTGTCAAGGAGCTTACTCGACAAGGGAAGGAGCCCATCCGGTTGGCTCTGAACTGTGTCGGTGGTAAAAATGCTACAGCTCTGGCGAAGGTCCTGGCGCCAGGGTCCCATATGGTTACATACGGGGCTATGTCGAAACAACCTGTTGCCCTGCCCTCTGGACTTTTGATATTCAAAAACCTGGCATTTGATGGTTTCTGGGTGAGTAAATGGGGAGATAAAAACCCACATCTCAAAGAGAACACGATCAAGGATATCCTGCAATTGACTAGAGCCGGAAAATTTAAGGATATTCCTGTGGAAGAAGCTAAATGGAGTTGGGACACCGAAGCCCCCGAGCTTGCAGCGGCTGTGCAGGGAACTCTCAGTGGATACAGGGGCGGAAAGGGCCTGCTCAAATTTGAAGGCGACGACTAA
- a CDS encoding putative C2H2 finger domain protein (COG:S;~EggNog:ENOG410PPZX;~InterPro:IPR036236,IPR013087) gives MGPRGFTNPAPKTESARSALSSFTCILCNKSYSRHPEYEAHIGSYDHQHRKRLQDLKQLSRDPNAAEKARRAEKKADAEAGLRVLDTGKLGPASSIGGSGGGGGFKKGGFKSSFTTVKGPIAPGAPTKKNVLGDDDDGRDDTSAMKEASDTAHLKSGDSPSILQEQGESDTDEEYMTDTVGGRYYDPRRPTDCFTECIGINHAQAQAANA, from the exons ATGGGGCCG CGAGGCTTTACAAACCCGGCTCCTAAG ACCGAATCGGCGCGTTCAGCTCTAAGCTCTTTCACCTGTATTCTTTGCAATAAGTCATATTCTCGTCACCCTGAGTATGAAGCCCATATAGGGTCTTACGACCACCAGCATCGCAAACGCCTTCAAGATCTGAAGCAACTCTCTCGGGATCCGAATGCAGCGGAAAAGGCCAGGCGAGCCGAGAAAAAGGCCGATGCGGAAGCGGGGCTGAGGGTCCTTGATACTGGGAAATTAGGCCCTGCCTCAAGCATAGGAGGTAGCGGGGGCGGTGGTGGTTTCAAGAAAGGAGGCTTCAAAAGCTCCTTTACTACTGTTAAGGGCCCCATTGCTCCTGGTGCGCCGACGAAAAAGAATGTGCTaggggatgacgatgacggaaGGGATGATACATCGGCCATGAAGGAGGCAAGTGACACCGCCCATCTCAAATCTGGGGATTCTCCTAGTATCTTACAAGAACAAGGGGAGAGTGACACGGATGAAGAGTATATGACTGATACTGTGGGTGGGAGATACTATGATCCCCGGAGACCAACAGACTGTTTCACTGAATGTATTGGAATCAATCAtgctcaggctcaggccGCGAACGCCTGA
- the HER2 gene encoding glutamyl-tRNA(Gln) amidotransferase subunit HER2 (BUSCO:EOG09262UAS;~COG:J;~EggNog:ENOG410PGBS;~InterPro:IPR023631,IPR036928,IPR000120,IPR004412;~PFAM:PF01425;~go_component: GO:0030956 - glutamyl-tRNA(Gln) amidotransferase complex [Evidence IEA];~go_function: GO:0016787 - hydrolase activity [Evidence IEA];~go_function: GO:0050567 - glutaminyl-tRNA synthase (glutamine-hydrolyzing) activity [Evidence IEA];~go_process: GO:0006412 - translation [Evidence IEA]) — MSLLIEAERYVANQSSHIALNSFVTPLRRHAGRWQDQAKEADSRQRQGKPKSRLDGQFIAVKDNICTRGFPTTCASKTLDTFTSPFNATVVQQLQDAGAIIAGKTNLDEFGMGSHSVHSRFGPVKNINRSRDSSHLSAGGSSGGSALAVATDQCHSAIGTDTGGSVRLPAAYTGTVGFKPSYGLLSRWGVVAYANSLDTVGILAKRTSVVRDVFDALNKHDPRDPTSLPPASRSRISSNLNSHHPSRSESSRLRIGVPLEYNISELNPSVRQAWCRSLEYFRQQGHIIQPVSLPMTKLALSAYYILAPAEASSNLAKYEGVRYGSRSNDPKCDNKSENDLYVNTRGEGFGAEVKRRIMLGAFSLSAQAIDNYFIQAQRIRRLVRRDFDVAFRVEHPLDLGISGIEQHTRESSVDVLICPTAPSPPPTISDVTSAKATRSPLDAYINDVFTVPASLAGLPAISVPVSGKGDTDNQESEILAGIQIIGQYGDDKLVLEVGEVLEGLGL, encoded by the exons ATGTCCCTTTTGATTGAAGCTGAGAGATATGTTGCTAACCAGAGCTCGCATATCGCTCTCAATTCCTTCGTAACCCCCCTGCGCCGTCATGCCGGCCGATGGCAAGATcaggcgaaggaggcggacAGTCGGCAGCGGCAAG GAAAACCGAAATCGAGATTAGACGGCCAATTCATCGCGGTTAAAGATAACATATGCACTCGAGGTTTCCCAACGACATGTGCCTCGAAAACCCTCGATACATTCACGAGCCCGTTTAACGCGACGGTGGTTCAACAACTACAAGACGCTGGGGCCATAATTGCCGGAAAAACGAATCTGGATGAATTTGGTATGGGGTCTCATTCAGTCCATTCTCGGTTCGGACCTGTCAAGAATATAAACCGCAGCCGTGATTCAAGCCATCTCTCGGCGGGAGGGAGCTCTGGTGGAAGTGCGCTTGCAGTTGCCACGGACCAGTGTCATTC AGCAATAGGTACGGACACAGGCGGATCTGTTCGCCTTCCAGCTGCGTATACGGGAACTGTAGGGTTCAAACCGTCTTACGGGCTGTTATCTAGATGGGGCGTTGTCGCATATGCGAACTCTCTAGATACAGTTGGGATTTTGGCGAAACGGACATCAGTGGTTCGTGATGTCTTCG ACGCCCTGAACAAGCACGACCCCCGTGATCCGACAAGCCTTCCTCCAGCGTCAAGGTCCAGGATATCATCTAATTTAAATTCGCACCACCCCTCCCGCTCCGAATCCTCCCGTCTCCGAATCGGTGTTCCCCTGGAATATAACATCTCAGAACTTAATCCCTCAGTGCGGCAAGCCTGGTGTCGCTCACTGGAATATTTTCGTCAGCAAGGGCATATAATTCAACCTGTATCGCTGCCCATGACCAAGTTAGCCTTGTCAGCGTACTACATACTCGCTCCAGCCGAGGCATCTTCAAACCTAGCAAAATATGAAGGTGTTAGATACGGATCTCGATCCAATGATCCCAAGTGCGACAATAAATCAGAAAACGATTTATACGTGAATACTAGAGGCGAAGGGTTTGGAGCGGAGGTTAAGAGAAGAATCATGCTAGGCGCATTTAGCTTGAGCGCCCAGGCGATCGACAACTACTTCATCCAGGCACAGCGCATTCGACGTCTTGTTAGGCGCGATTTCGACGTCGCATTTAGGGTAGAGCATCCACTGGATCTAGGAATATCGGGGATTGAGCAGCATACTCGAGAGTCCAGCGTCGACGTCCTCATATGCCCAACTGCGCCCTCTCCACCACCGACCATTTCCGATGTTACGAGTGCTAAGGCGACAAGATCGCCTTTGGATGCCTACATCAATGATGTTTTTACAGTGCCTGCTAGTTTGGCTGGCCTTCCAGCCATATCCGTTCCTGTATCTGGGAAAGGTGATACTGACAATCAAGAGAGTGAAATCTTGGCCGGTATCCAGATAATTGGCCAGTATGGTGACGATAAACTTGTCCTGGAAGTAGGCGAAGTACTAGAGGGCCTCGGATTGTAA